GCTTTTAGCGTGTACGGCATGATGGTAACTTATGGATTTAATTTAACAGGAGAGATTACAACGTGCGAAAACAAGTGATTATTACAAAAACAGTATTTGGCTGGTACAACATTAAAGATACTCAACATAATTTAATGTTAAATATACCGCCAAAAGTATTTGAACAGTACTTTCCTGATGTTAGTAAAGATGTTCAAGTTGCGTGTTTAGAAATGGATTTACCAAAAATTACAGAAATTAAAAATAAGAAAAAGGTAGGTAGTTAAGATGGAAATCAAACAAAAATATCAATTATCAAAAGTGGTTCAAATATTAGAATTAGTATTATACGAGAAAAGTAAGCTTTATGATAATGTTAGTTATCGCAATGAGGATGCAGTATTTTATGAACATGCTTTAAAGTTAGTTCATACTGGATTGTTCAATGTTCTTGCTGAATTAGATTTTAAAGATGAAGCGTTTTTAATTCTTGATGAAGTAACAATGACCTTAAGTAATGTCATGAAAGAAACACAAGATGTTTACCGTTATAGTGTCATGGATGATAAAGGCGAGCATAAACATATAACAGATCGCAAAGGACATGTGATTGGAATGTTAGAGTGGGCATTAGATTACATTGTAGGAAATATTGAAGTGGAGGAACTATAAATGAATTGGGAAATTAAAGATTTGATGTGTGATATTGAAGTGATAAAAGAAAAAATCAATGATGTAGCTATCAAACACGGTTGGTTCGTTGAAGATAAATTTGTCAAAAATAAATTAGAAACAAAACGAGAACATATTACTTTTTCAGCTAGCTATTTAGAACATCGTATACAAAATGAACATACAGTTGAGTTATTACAGGTTTATTTAAAAGAGTTCGATGAACTTATACAAAAATTTCAGGAAATAGAAAAAGCATCATCTGATATAAGTTTGACGACAGAATCAGATGATGTGCAGAAATTAAAAATCACAGAGTGATTAATAAAAAGAACTATTTTTATTATAACATCTTTGCTCTGTTGTTTCATTAGAAGGTGTAAAAAATGAATGAAATTAAATTAGAATATGATACACAAGTATCAGTGGTACATTATGAAAGTTTAGACTCACGTTCATTTAAGAGCTTTTCAAAACCTAAATGGAGTAAGTTAATTAATAAACTGTCTGTGCCTATAGAAGCAAATTATAAGTATGCACGTGGTGTTGCTGTATATGGTGATATTAAAGACAATACAAATGATCATGGTGAAATTATCAAAAAGCATCGAAACGATAAAAATGTCATATATAGAAATGTGATTGTACTTGATTACGATGAAATAAATGATTTAAAACAACTACATGACGCAATCAGCTCAGTTTTAAGCAGTGTTGCATGGTATTGGC
This is a stretch of genomic DNA from Staphylococcus roterodami. It encodes these proteins:
- a CDS encoding pathogenicity island protein → MKMYLTYICLVSLLTILLLAISNMYVAFSVYGMMVTYGFNLTGEITTCENK
- a CDS encoding DUF1474 family protein yields the protein MNWEIKDLMCDIEVIKEKINDVAIKHGWFVEDKFVKNKLETKREHITFSASYLEHRIQNEHTVELLQVYLKEFDELIQKFQEIEKASSDISLTTESDDVQKLKITE
- a CDS encoding pathogenicity island protein, coding for MEIKQKYQLSKVVQILELVLYEKSKLYDNVSYRNEDAVFYEHALKLVHTGLFNVLAELDFKDEAFLILDEVTMTLSNVMKETQDVYRYSVMDDKGEHKHITDRKGHVIGMLEWALDYIVGNIEVEEL
- a CDS encoding pathogenicity island protein, with translation MRKQVIITKTVFGWYNIKDTQHNLMLNIPPKVFEQYFPDVSKDVQVACLEMDLPKITEIKNKKKVGS